In Gemmatimonadota bacterium, a single genomic region encodes these proteins:
- a CDS encoding efflux RND transporter periplasmic adaptor subunit: MKRSSLVLLAVIASAACAKKVEQKLAITTATVGLRTIVLDATASGAVEPINVVEVKSKSSGQITKMTVETGSQVSTGELLVQLDTRDVQNQYDQADADLNAAEARLQVSEAQKKRSDDLFQQRIITAQENETARLDYANAQAAVIRARTSLDLAKQRLEDATVRAPVVGTIIEKTVSLGQVITSATSAFGGGTTLLKMADLSKVRMRALFNETDIGSVQPGQQATVTVDAYPDRPFKGTVEKIEPQAVVQQSVTMFPVLINLNNAEGLLKPGMNGEASVLVDRRENVVAVPNDAVRTVREAPMLANQLGLDQDSVSAQIQAQLASMGGMGGMGRGDAGGSQRTQIPREMRRMMPGEVDLAPQQGRPQLPEVTDADCKKVSDAMKAKPDLAQQLAGLRQKMQSGEIDFAALRTESQRLYAALGVDAQVARACQMRTSGGAANAPQGAGPSAARESGTPRASGEAPANAPGGAARAAQGGGRSAQAGAAVPQPQGEFPMRTRSRPGVVFVKGNAGFEARVVRLGLGNFDYTEVLSGLKEGDEVALLGAAAIQVARDSSNARFRQMTGGGMPGMQKTQEKSGSGSTGGSAPKQ; the protein is encoded by the coding sequence GTGAAACGTTCGTCCCTTGTGCTGCTCGCGGTGATCGCCTCGGCGGCCTGCGCGAAGAAGGTGGAGCAGAAGCTGGCCATCACCACGGCCACCGTCGGCCTCCGCACCATCGTCCTCGACGCCACCGCCTCGGGAGCGGTCGAACCGATCAACGTCGTCGAGGTCAAGTCCAAGTCGTCGGGACAGATCACGAAGATGACGGTGGAAACCGGGTCGCAGGTCTCGACCGGCGAACTCCTCGTGCAGCTCGACACGCGCGATGTGCAGAACCAGTACGATCAGGCCGACGCGGATCTCAACGCGGCCGAGGCCAGGCTGCAGGTCTCCGAAGCGCAGAAGAAGCGCTCCGACGACCTGTTCCAGCAGCGCATCATCACCGCGCAGGAGAACGAGACGGCGCGCCTCGACTACGCCAACGCGCAAGCGGCGGTGATTCGCGCCCGGACCTCGCTCGACCTCGCCAAGCAGCGCCTCGAGGACGCGACGGTGCGCGCCCCTGTTGTCGGGACGATCATCGAAAAGACCGTCTCGCTCGGCCAGGTGATCACGTCGGCCACCAGCGCCTTCGGCGGCGGGACGACGCTCCTCAAGATGGCAGACCTGAGCAAGGTCCGCATGCGCGCCCTCTTCAACGAGACCGACATCGGGAGCGTGCAGCCGGGGCAGCAGGCGACCGTCACGGTCGACGCATATCCCGACCGCCCGTTCAAGGGGACCGTCGAGAAGATCGAGCCGCAGGCCGTCGTGCAGCAGAGCGTGACGATGTTCCCGGTGCTCATCAACCTCAACAACGCCGAGGGGCTGCTCAAGCCCGGGATGAACGGTGAGGCGTCGGTGCTGGTCGACCGTCGGGAGAACGTCGTCGCGGTCCCCAACGATGCCGTGCGCACGGTGCGCGAAGCGCCGATGCTCGCCAACCAGCTGGGCCTCGACCAGGACTCGGTGAGCGCGCAGATCCAGGCGCAGCTCGCCTCGATGGGTGGGATGGGTGGCATGGGGCGCGGCGATGCCGGCGGCAGCCAGCGTACGCAGATCCCGCGCGAGATGCGCCGCATGATGCCCGGCGAGGTCGACCTCGCACCGCAGCAAGGACGTCCGCAGCTCCCCGAGGTCACCGACGCCGACTGCAAGAAGGTGTCGGACGCCATGAAGGCCAAGCCCGACCTGGCGCAGCAGCTCGCCGGGCTGCGGCAGAAGATGCAGAGCGGTGAGATCGACTTCGCCGCCCTGCGCACCGAATCGCAGCGATTGTATGCCGCGTTAGGCGTGGATGCACAGGTCGCGCGCGCCTGCCAGATGCGCACCAGCGGTGGCGCCGCCAACGCCCCCCAGGGCGCGGGGCCATCGGCGGCCCGCGAGTCGGGCACGCCGCGCGCGTCAGGCGAGGCGCCGGCAAACGCGCCCGGTGGAGCCGCACGCGCGGCACAGGGGGGAGGGCGGAGCGCGCAGGCCGGGGCAGCCGTCCCCCAGCCGCAGGGCGAGTTCCCCATGCGCACGCGCTCGCGTCCGGGCGTCGTCTTCGTGAAGGGGAATGCCGGCTTCGAGGCGCGCGTGGTGCGCCTGGGGCTCGGCAACTTCGACTACACCGAGGTCCTCTCCGGCCTCAAGGAAGGCGATGAGGTCGCCCTCCTCGGCGCCGCCGCGATCCAGGTCGCGCGCGACTCGAGCAACGCCCGCTTCCGCCAGATGACCGGCGGCGGCATGCCCGGGATGCAGAAGACGCAGGAGAAGTCGGGGAGTGGGTCCACCGGCGGTAGCGCGCCCAAGCAGTAA
- a CDS encoding TolC family protein: protein MSLGAQGVASGGARPVSLEEAVKLAQQNAPAAIQARGQIRTSDAAIRSVYGSYLPSLSLSYGSNKQGGETFFQGQLVPFRGDPWNFSRGLNSSLELFDGGRRLFNLRSARANLTAAESNERLQQFRVALDVKQQYFNVLAARESRAAAEAQLAQSTEQLKSATARVRAGAATVSDSLRSIIQVGNARLAVLTAENTLRVANANLTRLVGTTFEVTAAEVASGEMPRVSIDSAELANALEGAPSVLQAKAELAAAGASRRAAKTPYLPTLSVSYNLSGSRTDKSFDITGGEYARSNALRFQLSYPVFNGFTREENVTRTSVAERNAEAQLRDARLTARQQLTQLIGSLGLAQERAAIQIASVTAAEEDLRVQSQRYALGSSTLLDILTSQSQLNSARFALIQARYDARLAKAQIEAIVGRDLP from the coding sequence TTGAGTCTCGGGGCCCAGGGCGTCGCCAGTGGCGGCGCCCGACCTGTTTCGCTGGAAGAGGCGGTGAAGCTCGCCCAGCAGAACGCCCCGGCAGCCATTCAGGCGCGCGGCCAGATCCGAACGTCCGACGCGGCGATTCGCTCCGTCTACGGCAGCTACCTTCCGTCGCTCTCCCTGAGCTACGGAAGCAACAAGCAGGGCGGCGAGACCTTCTTCCAGGGCCAACTCGTCCCGTTCCGCGGCGACCCGTGGAACTTCAGTCGCGGCCTCAACTCCAGCCTGGAACTCTTCGACGGCGGACGCCGACTGTTCAACCTGCGAAGCGCCCGCGCCAACCTCACCGCCGCCGAGTCCAACGAACGACTGCAGCAGTTCCGTGTGGCCCTCGATGTGAAGCAGCAGTACTTCAATGTGCTCGCGGCCCGTGAGTCCCGGGCGGCGGCGGAAGCGCAACTCGCCCAGAGTACCGAGCAGCTCAAGTCGGCCACGGCGCGCGTGCGGGCCGGCGCCGCCACGGTCTCCGACTCGCTTCGATCCATCATTCAGGTCGGCAACGCGCGTCTCGCCGTCCTGACCGCCGAGAACACGCTGCGGGTGGCCAACGCCAACCTCACGCGCCTTGTGGGGACAACGTTCGAGGTCACCGCGGCGGAGGTCGCCTCCGGCGAGATGCCGCGTGTGTCGATCGACTCGGCCGAACTGGCGAATGCCTTGGAGGGGGCGCCCTCCGTCCTGCAAGCCAAGGCCGAACTGGCCGCCGCCGGCGCCTCGCGCCGCGCCGCCAAGACGCCGTACCTCCCGACGCTGAGCGTCTCGTACAACCTCTCGGGGAGCCGCACCGACAAGTCGTTCGATATCACCGGCGGAGAGTATGCGCGCTCCAACGCGCTCCGCTTTCAGCTCTCCTATCCGGTCTTCAACGGGTTCACGCGAGAGGAAAACGTCACCCGCACCAGCGTCGCCGAGCGCAATGCCGAAGCCCAGCTTCGCGATGCGCGCCTCACCGCCCGGCAGCAGCTCACGCAGCTCATCGGGTCGCTCGGGCTGGCGCAGGAACGCGCGGCGATCCAGATCGCGTCAGTTACCGCGGCGGAGGAGGATCTTCGGGTCCAGAGCCAGCGTTATGCCTTGGGTTCGTCCACCCTGCTCGACATTCTCACCTCGCAGTCACAGCTCAACTCCGCCCGGTTCGCCCTTATTCAGGCGCGCTACGACGCCCGCCTCGCCAAGGCACAGATCGAGGCGATCGTCGGCCGCGACCTGCCGTAG
- a CDS encoding sigma-70 family RNA polymerase sigma factor: MTTAFIPTPLGPTVSIPSRRIMSDAERTDREREHLLVVAAQRGENESFAALVRLHQRRAYAVARSIVITHEDAEDAVQEGFLHAYRALHRFLPDQAFGAWLHRIVANAALDITRRRKVRDADSLADTIASPFRDPAESDELRRRLSTALETLGDRQRSVIVLHDLEGYKHAEIGRMLGIPEGTARSDLHHARARLRQALGEIRSQL; this comes from the coding sequence GTGACGACTGCGTTCATCCCGACCCCGCTCGGCCCCACCGTGAGCATCCCGTCCCGCCGGATCATGTCCGACGCCGAACGGACTGATCGCGAGCGGGAGCACCTGCTGGTCGTGGCCGCGCAGCGAGGGGAGAACGAGTCCTTCGCTGCGCTCGTGCGCCTGCACCAACGGCGCGCGTACGCGGTCGCGCGGTCGATCGTCATCACGCACGAGGACGCGGAGGACGCGGTCCAGGAAGGATTCCTGCACGCCTACCGGGCGCTGCACCGCTTCCTGCCAGACCAGGCCTTCGGGGCCTGGCTGCACCGGATCGTGGCCAACGCGGCGCTCGACATCACCCGCCGCCGCAAGGTGCGCGATGCTGACTCGCTGGCCGACACGATCGCCTCGCCGTTCCGCGACCCGGCGGAGTCCGACGAGCTCCGGCGACGCCTCTCCACGGCGCTCGAGACGTTAGGCGATCGCCAGCGCAGCGTGATCGTCTTGCACGACCTGGAAGGCTACAAGCACGCAGAGATCGGCCGGATGCTGGGCATTCCCGAGGGAACGGCCCGTTCCGACCTTCATCATGCCCGCGCCAGGCTTCGCCAGGCGCTCGGCGAAATTCGGAGTCAGCTATGA
- a CDS encoding HDIG domain-containing protein, whose product MTLPTRDDALALMHEFTPSESLRKHMYSVEAAMRAYATAWGEDVERWGLAGLMHDFDYERWPNAEHLADAEHPAEGVRLLRSRGYPEDVLQAILGHAHYSGVARETRMAKALFAVDELTGLITATALVKPSKSVHDVDARSVLKKMKDKGFARGVSRDDVINGAAELGVELEAHIQFVIGAMQAKAADLGLAGTPATA is encoded by the coding sequence ATGACGCTCCCCACGCGCGACGACGCGCTCGCCCTGATGCACGAATTCACCCCCAGCGAGTCGCTCCGGAAGCACATGTACTCGGTCGAAGCCGCGATGCGGGCCTACGCCACCGCGTGGGGCGAAGATGTGGAACGCTGGGGACTGGCCGGGCTGATGCACGACTTCGACTACGAACGCTGGCCCAACGCCGAGCATCTGGCCGACGCCGAGCACCCGGCCGAGGGGGTGCGCCTCCTGCGCTCGCGCGGCTATCCCGAAGACGTGCTGCAGGCGATCCTTGGGCACGCCCACTATTCGGGCGTCGCCCGGGAAACTCGCATGGCCAAGGCACTCTTTGCCGTCGACGAGCTCACGGGACTCATCACCGCCACCGCGCTGGTCAAGCCGAGCAAGAGCGTCCACGACGTCGATGCCCGGTCGGTGCTGAAGAAGATGAAGGACAAGGGCTTCGCCCGGGGCGTGAGTCGCGACGATGTCATTAACGGAGCGGCCGAACTGGGCGTCGAACTCGAGGCGCACATCCAGTTCGTCATCGGCGCCATGCAGGCCAAGGCGGCCGACCTGGGACTGGCGGGGACTCCGGCGACAGCCTGA